From Helicoverpa armigera isolate CAAS_96S chromosome 19, ASM3070526v1, whole genome shotgun sequence, one genomic window encodes:
- the LOC110380398 gene encoding zinc finger protein 330 homolog isoform X1 produces the protein MPKKKTGQRKKAEKQKLRQKEIRNARENVDLAAHPCNVPMECDKCQKKQKNRAFCYFCQAVQRLPTCAHCGKVKCMLKSGDCVVRHPGVFTTGLAMVGAICDFCEAWVCHGRKCLTSHACTCPLMDAVCLECERGVWEHGGRVFRCCFCQGFLCEDDQFEHQASCQVLESETYKCQSCNRLGQYSCLRCKTCFCEEHVRRRGVRTDRRAAPPCPRCAYPTHVTADLSMSTRSHRYGRQGAALPDDDDDDLPNDAGYAGVEGGDYSSYSESEESDESEESESEEQSEEEAAPSHKQT, from the exons ATGCCTAAAAAGAAGACTGGTCAGCGCAAGAAAGCGGAAAAACAGAAATTGCGCCAGAAGGAGATTCGCAATGCGCGAGAGAATGTGGACCTAGCGGCGCACCCGTGCAACGTTCCCATGGAGTGCGACAAGTGCCAGAA GAAGCAGAAAAATCGTGCATTCTGCTACTTCTGCCAGGCTGTGCAGCGGCTGCCGACGTGTGCACATTGCGGCAAGGTGAAGTGCATGCTGAAGTCCGGAGACTGCGTGGTGCGCCACCCCGGCGTGTTCACCACCGGCCTGGCCATGGTG GGCGCCATCTGTGACTTCTGCGAGGCGTGGGTGTGCCACGGACGCAAGTGCCTCACGTCGCACGCCTGCACGTGCCCGCTCATGGACGCCGTCTGCCTGGAGTGCGAGAGAG GCGTATGGGAGCACGGCGGTCGCGTGTTCCGCTGCTGCTTCTGCCAGGGCTTCCTGTGCGAGGACGACCAGTTCGAGCACCAGGCCTCCTGCCAGGTGCTGGAGTCCGAGACATACAAGT GTCAGTCGTGCAACCGGCTGGGGCAGTACTCGTGCCTGCGCTGCAAGACGTGCTTCTGCGAGGAGCACgtgcggcggcgcggcgtgCGCACGGACCGGCGCGCGGCGCCGCCGTGTCCGCGCTGCGCCTACCCCACGCACGTCACGGCCGACCTCAGCATGTCCACGCGCTCGCACCGCTACGGCCGCCAGGGCGCCGCGCTGcccgacgacgacgacgacgacctGCCCAACGACGCAG GGTACGCGGGCGTGGAGGGCGGCGACTACTCGTCGTACTCCGAGTCGGAGGAGTCGGACGAGTCGGAGGAGTCGGAGTCGGAGGAGCAGTCCGAGGAGGAGGCAGCGCCCTCGCACAAGCAGACCTGA
- the LOC110380398 gene encoding zinc finger protein 330 homolog isoform X3, whose protein sequence is MRVEIGRRAVPSGQRLWKQKNRAFCYFCQAVQRLPTCAHCGKVKCMLKSGDCVVRHPGVFTTGLAMVGAICDFCEAWVCHGRKCLTSHACTCPLMDAVCLECERGVWEHGGRVFRCCFCQGFLCEDDQFEHQASCQVLESETYKCQSCNRLGQYSCLRCKTCFCEEHVRRRGVRTDRRAAPPCPRCAYPTHVTADLSMSTRSHRYGRQGAALPDDDDDDLPNDAGYAGVEGGDYSSYSESEESDESEESESEEQSEEEAAPSHKQT, encoded by the exons AAAttggccgccgggctgtgccgtcgggtcagcggctttg GAAGCAGAAAAATCGTGCATTCTGCTACTTCTGCCAGGCTGTGCAGCGGCTGCCGACGTGTGCACATTGCGGCAAGGTGAAGTGCATGCTGAAGTCCGGAGACTGCGTGGTGCGCCACCCCGGCGTGTTCACCACCGGCCTGGCCATGGTG GGCGCCATCTGTGACTTCTGCGAGGCGTGGGTGTGCCACGGACGCAAGTGCCTCACGTCGCACGCCTGCACGTGCCCGCTCATGGACGCCGTCTGCCTGGAGTGCGAGAGAG GCGTATGGGAGCACGGCGGTCGCGTGTTCCGCTGCTGCTTCTGCCAGGGCTTCCTGTGCGAGGACGACCAGTTCGAGCACCAGGCCTCCTGCCAGGTGCTGGAGTCCGAGACATACAAGT GTCAGTCGTGCAACCGGCTGGGGCAGTACTCGTGCCTGCGCTGCAAGACGTGCTTCTGCGAGGAGCACgtgcggcggcgcggcgtgCGCACGGACCGGCGCGCGGCGCCGCCGTGTCCGCGCTGCGCCTACCCCACGCACGTCACGGCCGACCTCAGCATGTCCACGCGCTCGCACCGCTACGGCCGCCAGGGCGCCGCGCTGcccgacgacgacgacgacgacctGCCCAACGACGCAG GGTACGCGGGCGTGGAGGGCGGCGACTACTCGTCGTACTCCGAGTCGGAGGAGTCGGACGAGTCGGAGGAGTCGGAGTCGGAGGAGCAGTCCGAGGAGGAGGCAGCGCCCTCGCACAAGCAGACCTGA
- the LOC110380398 gene encoding zinc finger protein 330 homolog isoform X2: MRLQFEIGRRAVPSGQRLWKQKNRAFCYFCQAVQRLPTCAHCGKVKCMLKSGDCVVRHPGVFTTGLAMVGAICDFCEAWVCHGRKCLTSHACTCPLMDAVCLECERGVWEHGGRVFRCCFCQGFLCEDDQFEHQASCQVLESETYKCQSCNRLGQYSCLRCKTCFCEEHVRRRGVRTDRRAAPPCPRCAYPTHVTADLSMSTRSHRYGRQGAALPDDDDDDLPNDAGYAGVEGGDYSSYSESEESDESEESESEEQSEEEAAPSHKQT, from the exons ATGCGACTTCAATTTG AAAttggccgccgggctgtgccgtcgggtcagcggctttg GAAGCAGAAAAATCGTGCATTCTGCTACTTCTGCCAGGCTGTGCAGCGGCTGCCGACGTGTGCACATTGCGGCAAGGTGAAGTGCATGCTGAAGTCCGGAGACTGCGTGGTGCGCCACCCCGGCGTGTTCACCACCGGCCTGGCCATGGTG GGCGCCATCTGTGACTTCTGCGAGGCGTGGGTGTGCCACGGACGCAAGTGCCTCACGTCGCACGCCTGCACGTGCCCGCTCATGGACGCCGTCTGCCTGGAGTGCGAGAGAG GCGTATGGGAGCACGGCGGTCGCGTGTTCCGCTGCTGCTTCTGCCAGGGCTTCCTGTGCGAGGACGACCAGTTCGAGCACCAGGCCTCCTGCCAGGTGCTGGAGTCCGAGACATACAAGT GTCAGTCGTGCAACCGGCTGGGGCAGTACTCGTGCCTGCGCTGCAAGACGTGCTTCTGCGAGGAGCACgtgcggcggcgcggcgtgCGCACGGACCGGCGCGCGGCGCCGCCGTGTCCGCGCTGCGCCTACCCCACGCACGTCACGGCCGACCTCAGCATGTCCACGCGCTCGCACCGCTACGGCCGCCAGGGCGCCGCGCTGcccgacgacgacgacgacgacctGCCCAACGACGCAG GGTACGCGGGCGTGGAGGGCGGCGACTACTCGTCGTACTCCGAGTCGGAGGAGTCGGACGAGTCGGAGGAGTCGGAGTCGGAGGAGCAGTCCGAGGAGGAGGCAGCGCCCTCGCACAAGCAGACCTGA